In one Deltaproteobacteria bacterium genomic region, the following are encoded:
- a CDS encoding aspartate/glutamate racemase family protein — translation MKTIGMIGGMSWESTLEYYRIVNRAVKEKLGGLHSAKCLLYSVDFEAIEKLQRENRWEEAGQVLTRAAQNLERGGADFVIICTNTMHKVADDVAASISIPLLHIADATAKKIRAEGLQKIALLGTRFTMEEDFYRGRLVNQYGLDVLVPDDAAMDVVHGVIYNELCLGKIEAASKKKYLDIIEGLEKAGARGVILGCTEIGLLVKQADTSIPLFDTTEIHALAAVEEALR, via the coding sequence GTGAAAACCATCGGCATGATCGGGGGCATGAGCTGGGAGTCGACCCTGGAATACTACCGCATCGTCAACCGGGCGGTTAAGGAGAAGCTCGGGGGCCTCCATTCGGCCAAGTGCCTGCTCTATTCGGTGGACTTCGAAGCGATCGAAAAACTGCAGCGCGAGAACCGCTGGGAAGAAGCGGGTCAGGTGCTGACCCGCGCTGCGCAGAATCTGGAAAGAGGCGGGGCGGATTTCGTTATTATCTGCACCAACACCATGCACAAGGTAGCGGATGACGTCGCGGCAAGCATTTCCATTCCCTTGCTGCACATCGCCGATGCCACGGCCAAGAAGATAAGGGCCGAGGGCCTGCAGAAAATCGCCCTTTTGGGAACGCGCTTCACCATGGAAGAGGATTTTTACAGGGGAAGACTGGTGAACCAATACGGCCTGGATGTGCTGGTGCCCGATGATGCGGCCATGGATGTCGTGCACGGTGTCATCTACAATGAGCTCTGCCTGGGAAAAATCGAAGCGGCGTCAAAAAAGAAGTATCTGGACATCATCGAGGGGCTGGAAAAGGCGGGTGCCCGGGGCGTCATATTGGGGTGCACGGAAATCGGGCTGCTGGTCAAGCAGGCGGACACCTCGATCCCCCTTTTCGACACCACGGAAATTCACGCCCTGGCGGCCGTCGAGGAAGCTCTTCGCTGA